In the genome of candidate division WOR-3 bacterium, the window GCTTTCTCTCCTAATAAAATTTTTAGCGCCTCTCGGAAATCACCGCTCGATAAGCCGTAGAGGTATAATTCCGGAAAGGTTTCTAAAAGTTTAGGGCTGGTTCGCATATATGGGGGTAAGATTTGGGATGCAAATGGCTCTGAACTATCACTTACCCGGGGCATCTTTATTTCTATGTGACCGCAACCAAGATTAACACTCCTCCGACTATATCCGTTTCGATAACCCCGAAATTTCTCCTTGGGAACCCTTTCGTGCCTCTTTCGGGCTAAAAATTCATCCCGCTC includes:
- a CDS encoding transposase, with product MSIFLKISKKSRVKRNRREQKRRRRLLQKNRLWLKSILDEIARNGAKESIEEALKLERDEFLARKRHERVPKEKFRGYRNGYSRRSVNLGCGHIEIKMPRVSDSSEPFASQILPPYMRTSPKLLETFPELYLYGLSSGDFREALKILLGEKA